The following is a genomic window from Aminivibrio sp..
TCGCCGCATATTGATCAAGAGCAAGCGCTTGCTCTTGATCAATATGGCTTACTTAGGTAGTCAGAAATACAATATAATTCAGAGGAGGTAAAAAAATGATAACTGTGAAAAAAGTTTTTGCAATTTTGTTGCTGTGTGTTCTGGTGCTTGCAGGAAATGCTCCTGCAGCGCCTGTCGAGGCAGGTCCGGCAGATGATTATCCTAACAAGGCCATAAAGCTTGTGATCCCGTACGCACCCGGGGGAGCAACTGACATAATCTACCGTATCGTAGCAGAGTATGCACAGCAGGAATTGGGACAGCCCATTGCAGTAATCAATATGGGAGGCGCGTCCGGAACCATTGGTTCAAGAAATGTTAAAGATTCCGCACCTGATGGATATACAGTCCTCGGGAGCCACGATGTTATTGCGACAGCTTTTTACTCTCAAGTCGTGGATTACGCTTTTGATGCCTTCGAACCGGTTTGTCTGCTTACTTCTACTCCGAACATAGCAACAACACACGCAAAAGAGCCCTGGCACAATATGGCTGAACTTTTGGAAGACGCTGCCAAAAGACCGGGAGAAATTGTATGGTCGGTAACATTAGGTTCAACTGATCACTTTTTCCTGATGGGACTCCTGAATGCAGCAGGACTTCCCATAGATGTTCTGCGAATTGCAGGCTATGACGGAACAGGGCCTCAGATCACGGCTCTTCTCGGAAGACATACAAACGGATGCATGACGAATGTTACTTCGGGTCTTTCATACGTAAAAAGCGGAGACCTGAAATTCCTCGGGGTCGCCCATCCTGTACGTATGCCTCAAATTCCGGACGTCCCCACTTTGAGAGAACAGGGGATTCCTTTCGACCACGGAACAAACAGAGGTGTTTTCCTCCCCAAGGGAACACCGAAAGAGATTGTTGACAAACTCGCCGGTGTTTTTGAGAAAGTGATGCAACATCCCGACGTTGTAAAAAAGATCAGTGATCTTGGTACGATAGTGAACTATAAAAGCCCGCAAGAGTACAAGACTTTTCTTGACGAGACCATGAAACTTTATGGAGAGCTCAGTAAAATAGCAGACCAATAAATCCGAATGGCACCGGGAGACAGGGCCGGCTCTCCCGGTGCCATTAAGCTGAATATAGACGGGAGGGTGAGTTTGTCGTGAAAAAAGATGTCGCTCTCGGCACGGTAATGGTCATTATCTCATCAATCATGATTTGGCAGGCAAACTTGCTGCCGCGGGGGAACAAATGGGACATGCTCGGCCCTGCGGCCTACCCGAAGTGGATAAGCTGGGCATTGCTGATTCTCTCTGTCATTCTCATTTTATCCTCGCTTCGCAGGAACGGAAAAGAATCCTGGAACTGGACAGCATTAATACTTCCCGGATTCACTTTTTTGATCCTTATAGGATATGTTTTTATTATGCCGAGGATGGGATTCATCATTTCAACTCTCCTCTTCCTGGTTATCCTTCAGGCGCTTTTATCTCCTTCACAAAAAAAACCATGGCTTTATATAGCCTGTGTATCTCTCTTCTTTACCTTTGCTCTTTACCTGGTGTCTTCTTATTTGAACATTCAGCTTCCAGTCCTTGCACTGTAGCCAATGGTAGGTGAAAAAAATGGATGTTTTTGTTGCAGCTTTAGGCGAGGTTTTTACTTTCAGAATCATGGGATTAATGACGGTCGGGACCCTGGCAGGCATTGTAGCAGCGGCTATTCCCGGTTTTACGATTACCATGGCAGTGGTGCTCACATTGCCATTCACTTTCGGTATGACTCCGATAGAGGGCTTATCCACGATGATGGCTGTATATGTCGGAGGGTACTCGGGAGGTCTCGTATCAGGAATACTGCTTGGAATACCGGGGACACCCTCTTCTGTATGCACCGTTTTCGATGGTTTTCCCATGACGAAAAAAGGACAGCCCGGGAGAGCTCTCAGCCTCGGTGTATGGGCTTCCTTTTTCGGAGGGCTTATAGGCGCCGTGATTTGTATCCTTTTGGCCGTGCCGATCGCTCGTTTCGGCCTGAGATTCGGGCCATGGGAAATGGCTTCACTCATTTTCTTCGCCTTGACTCTTATGGCAAGCCTGGGATCCAAATCAATAATCAAAGGGCTTATGGGAGGTCTTCTTGGTCTTCTCCTGGCTACCGTCGGCATTGATCCCATAGGGGGAAGGCCTCGGTTCACGTTTGGGCAGTATAATCTGACAAGCGGATTTGCTTTTTTGCCTGTTCTTATAGGTCTTTTCGCTGTTCCGGCAATGATTCTGGCCGTTCATGAAATACAGGAATCAAAAAGAAAAGGTGAAACCAGGGCTGAATCATATGTGCCAAAGAATTTGGCAATTCCCTGGATTCAGTCTTTAAAAGAAATATTGCATCAATGGGTGAATGTGCTGAGATCAGGAATTATCGGTGTGATTGTCGGAGCGCTTCCCGCTGCAGGCGGCAATACGGCAACGTTTCTTGCATACGACCAGGCGCAAAAGTTTTCCAGGAGATCGGACGAATTTGGAACAGGTATACCTGACGGGATAATTGCTTCGGAGGCGGGAAATAACGGCGTTGCTGGAGGGTCATTGATTCCTACGATTGCTCTTGGGGTGCCCGGAAACTCAATTACGGCTGTTATGATCGGGGTTCTGATTCTTCACGGAATCACTCCGGGTCCTCTGTTGTTCCGTGAACAGCCCACGCTTGTCTACGGTCTCTTTATTGCACTGGTCATTGCTCATTTTTTCATGTTGGCAATCCATTTTGCGGGTATACGCTGGTTTATCCGGGTTGCCCAGGCACCCAAA
Proteins encoded in this region:
- a CDS encoding tripartite tricarboxylate transporter substrate binding protein; this encodes MITVKKVFAILLLCVLVLAGNAPAAPVEAGPADDYPNKAIKLVIPYAPGGATDIIYRIVAEYAQQELGQPIAVINMGGASGTIGSRNVKDSAPDGYTVLGSHDVIATAFYSQVVDYAFDAFEPVCLLTSTPNIATTHAKEPWHNMAELLEDAAKRPGEIVWSVTLGSTDHFFLMGLLNAAGLPIDVLRIAGYDGTGPQITALLGRHTNGCMTNVTSGLSYVKSGDLKFLGVAHPVRMPQIPDVPTLREQGIPFDHGTNRGVFLPKGTPKEIVDKLAGVFEKVMQHPDVVKKISDLGTIVNYKSPQEYKTFLDETMKLYGELSKIADQ
- a CDS encoding tripartite tricarboxylate transporter TctB family protein, whose amino-acid sequence is MKKDVALGTVMVIISSIMIWQANLLPRGNKWDMLGPAAYPKWISWALLILSVILILSSLRRNGKESWNWTALILPGFTFLILIGYVFIMPRMGFIISTLLFLVILQALLSPSQKKPWLYIACVSLFFTFALYLVSSYLNIQLPVLAL
- a CDS encoding tripartite tricarboxylate transporter permease, with the protein product MDVFVAALGEVFTFRIMGLMTVGTLAGIVAAAIPGFTITMAVVLTLPFTFGMTPIEGLSTMMAVYVGGYSGGLVSGILLGIPGTPSSVCTVFDGFPMTKKGQPGRALSLGVWASFFGGLIGAVICILLAVPIARFGLRFGPWEMASLIFFALTLMASLGSKSIIKGLMGGLLGLLLATVGIDPIGGRPRFTFGQYNLTSGFAFLPVLIGLFAVPAMILAVHEIQESKRKGETRAESYVPKNLAIPWIQSLKEILHQWVNVLRSGIIGVIVGALPAAGGNTATFLAYDQAQKFSRRSDEFGTGIPDGIIASEAGNNGVAGGSLIPTIALGVPGNSITAVMIGVLILHGITPGPLLFREQPTLVYGLFIALVIAHFFMLAIHFAGIRWFIRVAQAPKYALVAVVLVMCVVGSFALNNRYFDVWVFTFFGLIGYILNGAGMPLGPVVLGLILGPLAESNLRRALMTNPDPMLFFTRPISMTLILLSLLSIVYSGLQIWRAEKRKKPKF